A region of Dictyostelium discoideum AX4 chromosome 1 chromosome, whole genome shotgun sequence DNA encodes the following proteins:
- a CDS encoding hypothetical protein (Slime mold (D.discoideum) transposon DIRS-1, complete, clone SB41) translates to MSTTVNNNEASSSNTSASNSAESFDLRMKSMEVQINNLSLAFTRFMKEPMFSSNTNSRSPPSHDHSDTENEQSEDESSNNVDVPTDYQLSDTLLGQECILKKDEISELNKVFNFPSNFQVNVAPFGTPEGITVSSNVKNNDTDLLIVEKRINDSLKPLLLMSSMLSSDSSNVDVELISYLTQSAIVLAFNAQASLSRVRRNNIAKEIYGSEVLLPIKIKDTPKMFDETETERVRKLAKSIRKNNEAKQSLLKLNYHSKSNVKKSVNSSGNNTTGNSSNSKSSSGSNGRSNNFNGSPSNVASGSNNTKSVSKLRLCSYNRCLGIRCRCHTQERKQGNQNLVIPMVNNSIKYVVKSSRNARAADGLSSAMSETEQLQAEDSNRQHYHSLLHQSPGWSNTRSLSSVRTTLETMPQEESELDWRAYSRILQCKSRPPQPSFRDESQIIVQSNQELQLATEEGSVQSHPTSIRSNTDGSVRISPQPSNEQLLNNQNECTPPRLESMEAMSSLPTTHSFAFYPGEDELIQFEEGFYNTDLPNLEISNLVSDDSSTSSSSSSSHVSSSTGNIPRSIDQTISRVDTNPDSTTLEAGDYSTFQSHVMSFARTTNTKTAELLMKSWEPSTLKVYSSSYTRFHNFCTLNSLNPANITLVVFMDYLTHLFKHKPPLAFSTINGPK, encoded by the coding sequence atGTCTACCactgttaataataatgaagccTCTAGTAGCAATACCTCTGCCTCTAATAGCGCTGAATCCTTTGATTTAAGAATGAAATCAATGGAGGTTCAAATCAACAACCTTTCCTTAGCCTTTACAAGATTCATGAAAGAACCTATGTTCTCTTCTAATACCAACTCACGTAGCCCACCTTCTCATGATCACTCTGACACCGAGAATGAACAAAGTGAAGATGAATCAAGTAACAATGTCGATGTTCCAACCGATTATCAATTATCCGATACCTTACTTGGTCAGGAATGTATCCTCAAGAAAGATGAGATATCCGAATTGAATAAAGTATTCAACTTTCCATCTAACTTCCAAGTGAACGTCGCTCCATTCGGTACACCTGAAGGTATTACTGTATCATCCAACGTCAAGAACAATGATACTGACTTGTTGATTGTCGAAAAGCGAATCAACGATAGCTTAAAACCTTTGCTTCTCATGTCAAGTATGTTATCATCTGATAGCTCTAATGTCGATGTAGAACTTATTAGTTACTTAACTCAGAGTGCAATCGTCTTAGCCTTTAATGCTCAAGCATCGCTTAGTCGTGTCCGTCGTAACAACATCGCTAAAGAAATCTATGGTTCTGAAGTACTCTTACCAATTAAGATCAAGGATACACCAAAGATGTTTGATGAAACTGAAACTGAACGTGTAAGAAAACTAGCCAAGTCAATCAGAAAGAACAACGAAGCTAAACAATCattgttaaaattgaattatcattcCAAGTCAAATGTCAAGAAATCAGTTAACTCAAGTGGTAATAACACTACAGGAAacagtagtaatagtaaatcCAGTAGTGGGAGTAATGGCCGATCTAACAACTTCAATGGATCACCAAGTAATGTTGCATCAGGTAGCAACAATACCAAGTCTGTTTCCAAGTTACGACTATGTTCTTACAACCGATGCCTCGGAATCAGGTGCAGGTGCCACACTCAAGAAAGGAAACAAGGTAATCAAAACTTGGTCATTCCAATGGTCAACAACTCAATCAAATATGTAGTCAAATCGTCGAGAAATGCTCGCGCTGCTGATGGCCTATCAAGCGCTATGTCGGAAACTGAACAACTGCAAGCTGAAGATTCAAACCGACAACACTACCACTCTCTCTTACATCAATCGCCAGGGTGGTCAAATACAAGATCTCTCAGTTCTGTTCGAACAACTTTGGAAACAATGCCTCAAGAAGAAAGTGAACTTGATTGGAGAGCATATTCCAGGATTCTTCAATGTAAAAGCCGACCACCTCAGCCGTCTTTCAGAGATGAATCACAAATCATCGTCCAGAGTAATCAAGAGTTACAACTGGCAACTGAAGAAGGAAGTGTTCAATCGCATCCAACTTCAATTCGGTCAAATACAGATGGATCTGTTCGCATCTCACCTCAACCATCAAACGAACAACTACTCAACAATCAGAATGAATGCACTCCACCTCGATTGGAGTCAATGGAAGCAATGTCTAGCCTTCCCACCACCCATTCTTTTGCCTTCTATCCTGGAGAAGATGAACTCATCCAGTTCGAAGAAGGTTTCTATAATACTGATCTTCCCAATCTGGAGATCAGCAACTTGGTATCCGATGATTCAAGCACAAGTTCCTCGTCATCATCTTCACATGTTTCCTCAAGTACTGGGAACATTCCAAGAAGTATTGACCAAACAATCAGTAGAGTCGATACCAATCCAGATTCAACAACGTTGGAAGCTGGGGATTATTCAACTTTCCAATCTCATGTAATGTCCTTCGCTCgtacaacaaatacaaaaacAGCTGAGCTGTTAATGAAGTCATGGGAACCTTCAACTCTCAAAGTATATAGCTCCAGTTATACAAGATTCCACAATTTCTGTACTTTGAACTCTTTGAATCCAGCCAACATTACCTTAGTTGTTTTCATGGATTATCTTACACATCTGTTCAAACACAAACCTCCGTTAGCCTTCTCAACAATTAACGGtcccaaataa